The Hymenobacter baengnokdamensis genome includes a region encoding these proteins:
- a CDS encoding IS1595 family transposase produces the protein MLPYFKTLLDLVNTFPDEAACLAHLESILWPQGAVSPFDATSKVYKCAGHRYKCKNTGKHFNVKVGTVFEDTKIPLVKWFMALYIFSSHKKGISSYQLARDIGVTQKSAWFLLHRLRYAFGHPAAPLVGTVEVDETYVGGKEKNKHASKKTAGNQGRSMKTKAAVFGMLERDGTVVAQVVPDVSAETLLPIIEEAVEAGSTIVSDEYQVYRKVAEVYTHQFVRHSAKEYVNGMAHTNGLEGFWSHFKRMIDGIYHHVSLEHLQTYVNEFSRRWNTRRMETSERFNKILGNIAGRLTYQALIAHA, from the coding sequence ATGCTGCCCTACTTCAAAACGCTGCTCGACTTGGTGAATACCTTTCCCGACGAGGCAGCTTGCCTGGCGCATCTAGAATCTATCCTGTGGCCCCAGGGCGCCGTATCTCCGTTTGATGCGACGAGCAAGGTGTACAAGTGTGCTGGGCACCGCTACAAGTGCAAGAACACGGGCAAGCACTTCAACGTGAAGGTGGGCACCGTATTTGAGGACACCAAGATTCCGCTTGTGAAGTGGTTTATGGCGTTGTACATCTTTTCCAGCCATAAAAAGGGCATCAGCTCGTACCAGTTGGCCCGCGACATTGGTGTAACCCAAAAGTCAGCGTGGTTCCTGCTACACCGCCTGCGCTATGCATTTGGGCACCCAGCCGCCCCACTCGTAGGTACGGTAGAGGTGGATGAAACCTATGTGGGCGGCAAAGAGAAGAACAAGCACGCGAGCAAGAAGACAGCCGGCAATCAGGGCCGCAGCATGAAAACCAAGGCGGCGGTGTTCGGCATGTTGGAGCGTGATGGCACCGTAGTGGCCCAAGTAGTGCCCGACGTGAGCGCAGAAACGCTGCTACCCATCATTGAAGAAGCCGTAGAGGCAGGTTCTACGATTGTGAGCGACGAGTACCAAGTGTACCGCAAGGTAGCCGAGGTGTACACGCATCAGTTTGTGCGCCACAGCGCGAAGGAGTACGTGAATGGTATGGCGCACACTAACGGCCTAGAAGGCTTTTGGAGCCACTTCAAGCGCATGATTGATGGTATTTACCACCACGTTAGCTTGGAGCACCTTCAAACGTACGTGAACGAGTTCTCACGCCGGTGGAACACGCGGAGGATGGAGACGAGCGAACGTTTCAACAAGATTTTAGGTAATATTGCAGGCCGCCTTACTTACCAGGCGCTCATTGCTCATGCCTAG
- a CDS encoding ArsR/SmtB family transcription factor, with amino-acid sequence MTYAKTAPFTDEQQQLARLAKALAHPARVAIIQLLASKQTCISGDIAAELPLARATVSQHLQELKALDLIRGEIDGLTVCYCLNTSLLLQVQQQFAAFFAAAVANPACSPGDACAC; translated from the coding sequence ATGACGTACGCCAAAACCGCTCCTTTCACCGACGAGCAGCAGCAGCTGGCGCGGCTGGCCAAGGCCTTGGCGCACCCGGCGCGGGTGGCCATCATTCAGCTGCTGGCCAGCAAGCAAACCTGCATCTCGGGCGATATCGCCGCTGAGCTGCCCCTCGCGCGCGCCACGGTGTCGCAGCACTTGCAGGAGCTGAAAGCGCTGGATTTGATTCGCGGCGAAATCGACGGGCTAACGGTTTGCTATTGCCTGAATACCAGCTTATTGCTGCAGGTGCAGCAGCAGTTCGCCGCCTTCTTTGCCGCTGCGGTTGCCAACCCGGCGTGCAGCCCCGGCGATGCCTGCGCCTGCTAA
- a CDS encoding ArsI/CadI family heavy metal resistance metalloenzyme: MDSVTFPRMHVSLYVADLAATVNFYTAFFGQPAAKIRRGYAKYVLDKPALIISFVENPARVASNFGHLGFQVETVAEMAQRLAQARAIGLVAREEIGTACCYAKQDKFWVNDPDGVEWEVYYFHEDAEFNDPRYQHEYDEATNSQCCIAPAAAAVALQPAPMAFPLATAAAACTPGSNCC; encoded by the coding sequence ATGGATAGCGTCACTTTTCCCCGGATGCACGTCTCGCTGTACGTGGCCGACCTGGCCGCTACGGTCAACTTCTACACTGCTTTTTTTGGGCAGCCGGCCGCCAAAATCCGGCGCGGCTACGCCAAATACGTGCTCGACAAGCCGGCGCTTATCATTTCATTTGTCGAAAACCCGGCACGCGTAGCCAGCAACTTCGGGCACCTGGGCTTTCAGGTCGAAACCGTAGCCGAGATGGCGCAGCGCCTGGCGCAGGCCCGTGCCATTGGCCTGGTCGCCCGCGAAGAAATAGGCACGGCCTGCTGCTACGCCAAGCAGGATAAATTTTGGGTCAACGACCCCGATGGCGTGGAGTGGGAGGTCTATTATTTCCACGAAGACGCGGAGTTCAACGACCCGCGCTACCAGCACGAGTACGACGAAGCGACCAATAGCCAGTGCTGCATTGCCCCCGCTGCGGCAGCCGTAGCGCTACAACCGGCTCCCATGGCTTTCCCGCTGGCTACGGCTGCTGCAGCGTGCACACCGGGCAGCAACTGCTGTTAA
- a CDS encoding GNAT family N-acetyltransferase: protein MTIKPLIAAHWPRVRAIYLQGIATGHATFQTEAPAWEEWDSSHLSHSRLVAFDEATGQVLGWAALTPVSGRCAYAGVAEVSVYVAPEARGQGVGRQLLATLVAQSETQGLWMLQAGIFPENEASVRLHQAAGFRVVGRRERIGRLAGVWRDMLLLERRSELVGV from the coding sequence ATGACTATAAAGCCGCTGATTGCTGCGCACTGGCCGCGGGTGCGGGCCATTTACCTGCAAGGCATTGCTACTGGCCATGCCACCTTCCAAACCGAGGCGCCTGCCTGGGAGGAATGGGATAGCAGCCACCTGTCCCACAGTCGCTTGGTGGCCTTCGACGAAGCAACTGGCCAGGTGCTGGGCTGGGCCGCACTCACCCCCGTATCGGGCCGCTGCGCGTACGCCGGCGTGGCCGAGGTAAGCGTATACGTGGCCCCCGAGGCGCGTGGGCAGGGCGTAGGCCGGCAGTTGCTGGCGACCCTCGTGGCCCAGTCGGAAACCCAGGGCTTATGGATGCTGCAAGCCGGTATCTTCCCCGAAAATGAAGCCAGCGTGCGCCTCCACCAGGCGGCGGGCTTTCGGGTGGTGGGCCGCCGCGAGCGCATCGGCCGCCTGGCCGGCGTGTGGCGCGACATGCTGCTGCTGGAGCGTCGTAGCGAGCTGGTCGGGGTGTGA